The Corynebacterium sphenisci DSM 44792 genome includes the window ATTGTAGCATGTGTGAAGCCCTGGACATAAGGGGCATGATGATTTGACGTCATCCCCACCTTCCTCCGAGTTGACCCCGGCAGTCTCTCACGAGTCCCCACCATAACGTGCTGGCAACATGAGACAAGGGTTGCGCTCGTTGCGGGACTTAACCCAACATCTCACGACACGAGCTGACGACAACCATGCACCACCTGTATACGAGCCACAAGGGAAACCGTGTCTCCACGGCGATCCCGTATATGTCAAGCCCAGGTAAGGTTCTTCGCGTTGCATCGAATTAATCCACATGCTCCGCCGCTTGTGCGGGCCCCCGTCAATTCCTTTGAGTTTTAGCCTTGCGGCCGTACTCCCCAGGCGGGGCGCTTAATGCGTTAGCTACGGCACGGACCCCGTGGAAGGGACCCACACCTAGCGCCCACCGTTTACGGCATGGACTACCAGGGTATCTAATCCTGTTCGCTACCCATGCTTTCGCTCCTCAGCGTCAGTTACTGCCCAGAGACCTGCCTTCGCCATCGGTGTTCCTCCTGATATCTGCGCATTTCACCGCTACACCAGGAATTCCAGTCTCCCCTACAGTACTCAAGTTATGCCCGTATCGCCTGCACGCCCGGAGTTAAGCCCCGGAATTTCACAGACGACGCGACAAACCACCTACGAGCTCTTTACGCCCAGTAATTCCGGACAACGCTCGCACCCTACGTATTACCGCGGCTGCTGGCACGTAGTTAGCCGGTGCTTCTTCTCCATCTACCGTCAGAAAACCTTCGTCGATGGTGAAAGGAGTTTACAACCCGAAGGCCGTCATCCCCCACGCGGCGTCGCTGCATCAGGCTTCCGCCCATTGTGCAATATTCCCCACTGCTGCCTCCCGTAGGAGTCTGGGCCGTGTCTCAGTCCCAATGTGGCCGTCCACCCTCTCAGGCCGGCTACCCGTCGACGCCTTGGTAGGCCATTACCCCACCAACAAGCTGATAGGCCGCGGGCCCATCCTGCACCGAAAAACTTTCCACCACCGCCTTAGACGGTGGTCCTATCCGGTATTAGACCCAGTTTCCCAGGCTTATCCCGAAGTGCAGGGTAGGTCACCCACGTGTTACTCACCCGTTCGCCACTCGTGTACCCCCGCAAGCGGGAGCCTTACCGTTCGACTTGCATGTGTTAAGCACGCCGCCAGCGTTCGTCCTGAGCCAGGATCAAACTCTCCACAAAAGCTTTTAAGTGAAAAGCCCGAAAACTGGCAAAAAGAACAAACAACAAACCAGGACCCAAACAGACCCCAGTCTGGCGTATTGTCCAAAAAACGCGCGCACCCGAAGCCCTTGACGGGGAACAAACCGGGCACACGCTCATCAGTGATTGTTTCAAGAGCCCCTGAAAAAGACTCCCGGCACCATCACCGGAAAAATAAGTAGTACATCGGCACACTATCGAGTTCTCACACAACACGCGCATACCAGGACCACATGGTCGAACCATCCGGTCCGTGGCAGCAGGATTGGAGTCTACATCATCCGCGCCGCGACCGCAAAGTCGGGCTGAATCGGAGGTGAACTCCCGGCCAACGCCTGCGCGCTGACCCGGCTTACAGTACACACCTCCCCCGCCAACGGCAAAACCGCAGCTCAGCGGTGGTGCCGGCCGGCCCCCTCGCGGCGGATGTCCGCGCCCAGGGCGGAGAGCGTGGCCACGAAATCCGGGTAGCCGCGGTCGATGTGGAACACGTCGTGGACCTCGGTGACCCCGCCGGGCTCGGCGCACAGCCCCGCCAGCACCAGCCCGGCGCCGGCCCGGATGTCCGAGGCCCACACCGGTGCGGAGCTGAGCCGCTCCTTGCCCCGGATCATCACGTGGTGGCCGTCGATGGTGGCCTCCGCGCCGAGCCGGATCATCTCGTCGACGAAGCGGAACCGGGACTCGAAGACGTTCTCGGTGAGGATGGAGGCGCCCTCGCTGACCGCGGCCAGGGCGATCGCCATCGGCTGCAGATCGGTGGGGAAGCCCGGGAAGGGCAGGGTCTGGTAGTTCACCGCGCGCAGCCGGCCCACCCCGCGCACCCGGAAGCCCGCCGGGTAGGACTCCACCTGGGCCCCGGCCACCCGGAGCTTCTCCAGGGGCAGGTGCAGGTGGATCGGGTCGATGCCGCCGACGGTGACGTCGCCGCCGGTCATCGCCGCGGCGTAGGCCCAGGTGCCGGCGACGATCCGGTCGCCGACCACCTCATGCTCGGCCGGGTGCAGCCGCTCCACCCCGTCCACGGTGATCGTGTTCGTGCCGGCGCCGTCGATCCGGGCGCCCATGGACACGAGCATCTCGCAGAGATCCACGATCTCCGGTTCCCGGGCGGCGTTGTCCAGGGTGGTCACCCCCTCGGCGAGCACCGCGGCGGTGAGGATGTTCTCGGTGGCGCCCACCGAGGGGAAGTCCAGCTTGATCCGGGCCCCGCGCAGCCGGCCGGCCTCCGCGACCAGGCAGCCGTGCTCGATCCGGGTGCTCGCGCCGAGCTTCTCCAGGCCCAGCTGGTGCATGTCCAGCGGCCGGGAGCCGATCGCGTCGCCGCCGGGCAGCGCCACCACGGCCCGCCGGCAGCGGGCGGTGAGCGGGCCCAGCACGCACACCGAGGCCCGGAACTGGCGCACCGCGTCGAAGTCCGCCCGGGGGGAGAGATCCCCGGGCACGGTGATCGCCACGGTGTCCCCGCTGTGCTCCACGGTGCAGCCCAGGCCCTCCAGCACATTGCGCATCAGGGGCACGTCGTCGATGTCCGGGCAGTTGCGCAACACCGTGGTGCCCTCGGCGAGCAGCGCCGCCCCCATCAGCTTGAGCACGGAGTTCTTCGCGCCGGAGACCCGCACCTGACCGTTGAGCCGGGCTCCGCCGCCGACGAGGAATCGTTCTTGGTCCACGGCTCAACCCAATCACATTTCCGCGCCTAGGGTTGGGAGCATGTCCGTGCATCTCACCCGCATATACACGCGCACCGGCGACGACGGCAGCACCGGGTTGGCCGACTTCTCCCGGGTGCCCAAGGACGATCCGCGGCTGGTCGCCTACGCCGACTGCGAGGAGGCCAATGCCGCGATCGGCGCGGCCCTGGCGCTGGCCGAGGTGCCGGAGGCCATTGCCGGGGTGCTGCGGGAGGTGCAGAACGATCTCTTCGACGCGGGGGCGGATCTGGCCACCCCGGTGGTGCCGGAGCCGAAGCATCCGCCGCTGCGGATCCGGCAGGACTACATCGACCGGCTGGAGCGCCACTGCGATCGCTTCAACGCGGATCTGCCGGCGCTGGACTCGTTCATCCTGCCCGGGGGCACCCCGGCGGCGGCGCTGCTGCATGTGGCGCGCACCGTGGTGCGCCGCGCGGAGCGCTCGGCGTGGACGGCGGTGCGGGAGCACCCGGGGGACTGCTCGGCGCTGCCGGCGAAGTACCTCAACCGGCTCTCCGATCTGCTGTTCATCCTGGCCCGGGTGGCCTCGGCGGGCGCGGAGGTGCGCTGGCGCCCCGGCGGGGACCGGGATCCGGACGGGGCCGGCGCCGGAGACTAGGCCGTGGCGCGCCGGCGGCGCCGGGCGCTCAGGGCAGGGCGCCGATCCGGCGGGCGGCGTTGACCGCCTCGTAGCGGGTGTGCGCGCCGAGTTTGCGCATCACCGAGCGCAGGTAGGACTTCACCGTCTCCGCGCCGATGCCCATCTCCTCGGCGGCCTCGACGTTGGTGTGGCCCAGGGCGACGCAGGCCAGCACGTCGAGCTCCCGGGCGGAGAGCTTGGTGGTCTGCTTCACCCGCACCGGGGAGACCATCTGGTCGCAGAGCTCCTCCAGCTCCTCGCGGACCATGTCGTCCTCGATCCGGTTGGCGAGCATCCGCAGCCGGGAGTGCGTGGAGCGCACCTGCTCCCATTCCGCCCCGTTCATCACCCGGCGGCTCTTGCCGGGGCCGCCGCGGTCCATGGAGCGGCAGGCGTCGGCGATGGCCAGGTCCTGCTCCAGGCAGCGGGCGGTCATGGTGACCTCCTCGAGGACCTTGTCGCCCAGCCGCACCGAGGAGTGCACCCCGGAGTAGAGCACCCCGCGGATGTTGCGGTTGACGATCACCGGCACCGCGACCAGGGAGTGCAGCCCCTCGTCGCGGATCGCCTCGTCGTATTCGTGGGTGATCACCTTCGCGCGCAGGTAGTCGCTGACCCCCACCGGCCGGCGGGTGGCCAGCACCCGGCCGCCGACCCCGGCGCCGGCCTCGACCAGCAGGTCGTGCAGGGCCGGGGTGCGCAACCCCACCCAGTGCGAGATCTTCAGCTTGCCGGGCTCCGCGACCTCGCCGTACATGGTCACCGGGATGCCCGTGACGTTCTTGAGGTTGATCAGCGCCGAGCGGATCACCTCGTTGTCGTCGGCGATGCGGTGGGGGTCCATCCAGCTTCCTCCTGCTGACGCGCCCCGTACATCGCCCGGTGGTCCGTCAACCCCGAGCGGGGGCAGGTTTCGGTTCATGGGTGATTATACCCGCGAACCGGGCATGGGAACAGGGGACGCTTCGTGACCCGGGTGAGGTCCGTCGCCCCCGCGGGGCACCCCCGGCCCCCGGCGGCCACCCCTACTCGCCGCGATCCCACCGCGGGGTGCGCTTCTCCACGAAGGCGGCCATGCCCTCGGCCCGGTCCGGGGTGGCGAACAGGGCGTGGAAGATCCGGCGCTCATAGTGCACGCCCTCGGCCAGGGAGACCTCGAAGGCGCGGTCCACGGCCTCGGTGGCGGCGTAGGCCGCGGCCAGCGGGCGCTCCGCGATGGTGGCGGCGATCTCGGCGACGGCCTCGGCGAAGCCCTCTAGGGGCAGCACCCGGGCGACCAGCCCGGAGCGCTCGGCCTCCTCGGCGTCCATCATCCGGCCGGTGAGCACCAGGTCCATCGCCTTGGCCTTGCCCACCGCCCGGGTGAGCCGCTGGGAGCCGCCCATGCCCGGGATCACGCCGAGGGTGATCTCCGGCTGCCCGAATTTGGCGTTGTCCGCGGCGAGCAGCACATCGCCCATCATGGCCAGTTCGCAGCCGCCGCCGAGGGCGTAGCCGGACACCGCGGTGATGATCGGGGTGCGCACCTTCTGCAACCGGTCCCAGGCGGCGAAGACGTCGTCGATGACGATGTCGGGGTAGTCCAGCCCGGCCATCTCCTTGATGTCCGCGCCGGCGGCGAAGGCCTTCTCGGAGCCGATGATCACGATCGCGCCGATGCCGCGGTCCCGGTCGAATTCCTCGGCGGCGCCGACCAGCTCGGCCATCACCCGCGTGTTGAGCGCGTTGAGGGCCTTGGGCCGGTTCAGGGTGATCGTCGCGACGCGGCCGTCGACGGCGGTGCGGATGGTCTCGTGGGCGTCCATGGGGGTCCTCGCCTTCCTCGGGTGTTGCGGGGTCAGTCCCCATTTCTACCCGGCCCACCGGGCCTCGGGTATCCTTATCGGTGCATCAGGTCCCCTCCCCGGGGCCCGGCCCCCTCCTCCATGGGGCCGCCCCCGGGGCGGGGCGAAAGAGGGAATCCGGTGCGAATCCGGAGCTGTCCCGCAGCGGTCAGCTGGAACGAAAGCCGTCAGATGGCACTGGGAGGCCACTCCCGGGAAGCGACGGCCGGTAGGAAGACCGCCCGCGTGGGGTTCTGCCGAACAGGCAGTCGTCAAGGCCCCCGCGGGTCGGCCCGCCAGCGAGCCCGAATACCTGCCTGGTGTGCCGGATCGACCGGTCCGGCCCAGGGGACGCCCGTGGACAGGCGTGACGTGGAAGAAACCGGCGGGGCCCGCGACAGCCCCGTCCTCGGCGATCGCGCCTGTCCATGGGTCGTCCCGTCACTTGACGAGGATCAAGGAGACCCCTCATGCACGCCGATCGACCCCTCTTCGCCTCCACCGTCGGGGGCTTCCCGCGCAATGGGCCGCACCGCGAGCTCGAGCGCGCCATCACCGCCCACCGCGCGGACCCGGACGATCCGGACGCCGCGGCCGCGCTGGCGGACACGGCCGGGCGGCTCAACGCCTCCCCCGTCGCCCGGGCCACCGCCGCCGGGCTGGAGTCGGTGCCGGTGGGCACCTTCTCCTTCGGCGACCGGATGCTCGACGCCGCGGTGCTCTGCGGCGCCCTGGGCCCCGGGCCCGGCGCCGGGGCGCCGGGCCCGGCGGGGCTGCCCGCCTGGTTGGGCGACTACCTCGACGCCCGGGAGCGCCGGCCGATGCGCCGCTGGTTCGGCACCCCCCTGGAGTACGCGGTGCCGGCCCTGGACCCGGGGCGCCCCCTGGCCGCTGACCCCGGGTTCCTGCTGGACCAGGTGCGCGCCGCGCGCCGGCTGCACGCCCCGGCCCGGGCGGTGCTGATGGGCCCGGCGACCTTCCTGGCCCTGGCCGAGGACGCCCCGCTGCATCGGCTCGCCGAGCTGGTGGGGGTGCACCGCCGGATCCTGGACGCGCTGGCCGGCACCGGGGTGCGCTGGGTGCAGTACGACGAGCCGATCCTCGCCGCCGCCGGGGCCCCGGCCGCCGCGCCCGGGGCGCTGCGGCGGCTGGTCGAGCACGCCCACGGCCGGGGCCTGCGGGTGCTGGTGAACACCTTCCGGGGCGACGCCGCCCGGGCGGTGGGCGCCCTCGCCGGGGTCGGCGCCGACGCCGTCGGCCTGGACCTGGTCACCTCCGGGCTGCCGGAGCTGCGGCCCCTGCCGGAGCGGACCCTGGTGGCCGCCGGGGTGATCGACGCGCTGAGCCCCTGGCGCACCGATCTGGACGCCGCCCTGGGTCTGCTCGCCCCGATCGCGGCGACCCGCCCGGTGGCGGCGTCGACCTCGGCGCCGCTGGTGCACCTGCCCTGGTCGGTGGCCGCCGAGGAGCCTTCGGCGCGGCTGCGCCCCCGCCTGGCCTACGCCGCGGAGAAGGTCGCCGAGGCGGTGGACCTGGGCCGGGCGCTGCACTACCCGGGGGCGAAGCGCCGCCCGGAGTTCCTGCGCTCCCGGCGGGCCCGCGCCTGAGCCGGGGCCCCGGCCGCGCCGCCGCACCCGGTCCGGGTGCGGCGGCGCCCGTTCAGCCCCCGGCGCCGGGATCGTCGCCGGGGTCGAGCAGGTCCTCCGGCCGGGTCACCGATCGGCCGAGCGCCGCGGAGACCAGCGGCGCCCATGGCGGGGTGAGCCGGGCCCGGGCGGCCAGCGCGGGGTCGGCGAGCAGCTCCGCGGCGGGGCCGGTCCGCGCCCGGCCGTCGACCAGCACCGCGGCATGCTCGGCGAACTCCCAGGCGCTGTCCACGTCATGGGTGGCCATCACCACCGCGGTGCCGGCGGCGTGCAGCCGGCCCAGGGTGGCCATCAGCCGCCGGGTGGCGGCCGGGTCCAGCCCGGCGGTGGGCTCGTCGAGCAGCAGCACCTCCGGCTCCATGGCCAGCGCCCCGGCGAGGGCGACCCGCTTGCGCTGGCCGAAGGAGAGCTGGTGCGGCACCCGGTCGGCGAGGTGGGCGACCTCCGCGGCCGCCATCGCCGCGGCCACCCGCCGGTCGATCTCGGCGCGGTCCAGGCCGAGGTTGGCCGGCCCGTAGGAGACGTCCGCGGCCACCGTGGTGGCGAAGAGCTGGTCATCGGGGTCCTGCAGCACCAGCTGCACCCGGCGGCGCAGCCGGTTGCGGCCCCGCCGGTCCCGGCGGTAGGGCGCCCCGTCCAGGGTCAGCCGCCCGGCGGCCGGGTCGATCGCCCCGGCGAGCAGCCGCAGCAGCGTGGATTTGCCGGAGCCGTTGGCGCCGAGCACCGCCAGCCGGTCGGCGACCGCGATATCGAGGTCCACCCCGCGCAGCACCTCCCGGCCGGGATGCCGGAAGACCACCCCGCGGGCGGAGAGGATCGGCCCGGCCATCAGACCACCGCCCACAGCGCGGCCACCGCGGCCAGGGTCGCCGCGGCGGCGGCGAGGAAGCGGGCGTCCCGGGGCCGGGCGGCGGCGACCACCGCGGTGGCCCCGGGTTCCGCGCGCAGCGCCAGGCCCTCCTGCAGCCGGCGGGCCCGGCCGATGGCGAGCACGAACAGGTTCGCCGACTGGGCGGCGACCCCGGTGAGCAGGCCGCGGCGGGTGCGGTGGCCCAGCCGCTGCGCCTGGGCCTCGTGCATGGACCGCGCCGACCCGGCGAGCACCCCGATCATCCGGTAGGTCAGCTCCGCGACCTGGGACACCGCCGCGGGCACGCCATGCCGGCCGAGCCAGTTCAGCAGCTCCGCCAGCGGGGTGGTCAGGGCGAAGGCCACGGTGCAGCCCATCCCGGCGATGGAGCGGGCGACGACCTCCGCGGCCCGCCGGGGCCCGGTGGGCGAGAAGGCCAGCCCGTCGGCGCCGACGGAGAACAGCAGCGGGCCGATGCCGAGCACCACGAAGGCCGCGGGCGCGGCGAGCAGCACCAGGTACAGCCGGGCCGGCACCCGGGCCAGCCGGGCGGCGACCACGGCGCAGAGCAGCACCGCCGGGGCCACCGGCCAGGGCGGCCCGGCCACCGCCAGCAGCAGCAGCCCGCCGAAGAGCAGGATCTTCTCGCCGACGTTGCGCCGGGCCCAGCGGCTGCGCGCCGCCGCGGCCTCGAGCGCGTTCACCGCCCCCGGCGGCCGGCGCCGCCCCGGTACCAGCCCAGGGCGTAGCCGAGCACCCCGCCGCCGATGCCGGCCTGCAGGGCGAACAGGCCCGATTCGACCTCGCCGGGCAGCTCCCCGGTGATCGACTCGAACCAGGGCTCGTAGCCGGGGTGCACCTCGGCGACGACGTCCTCGGCGGCGCCGTCGGTGCCGCCGAAGGGCTCCTCGGCCTCCGGGTCGCCGAAGTTCAGCAGCATCGGGAAGGCCGCGAGCACGACCGTGGCGCCCACCAGGGCCGCGGTGACCAGGGGGTTGTTGCGCCGGGTGGCACGATCCGGGGTGGCGCTCATCGGGCCACCGCCGTGTCCGCGGCCGCCATATCGGCGGTGACCACCTCGGCGCCGGCGTCATCGAGCCGGTCCCCGGGGCGCAGCACGCCCAGGTCGAGCAGTTCGGCCGGGGCGACCGCGCGCAGGGCGCGCACCACCAGCACGGTGAGCAGGCCCTCGATCACGGCCAGCGGGATCTGGGTGATCGCGAAGATGCCCATGAAGGCCACCAGGGCGCCGCCGACGCCGCCGGGCTCGGCGGGGTGCGCCAGCGCCAGCTGCGCGGAGGTCACCACGTAGGTGGAGAGATCCGCGACGAAGGCGGCGGCGAACACCGCCGGCAGCAGCCCCCCGCCGAGCCGGCGGGTGAGCAGGTAGGCCCCGTAGCCCAGCCAGGGGCCGACCACCGCCATGGAGAAGGCGTTCGCGCCGAGGGTGGTGATCCCGCCGTGGGCGAGCAGCAGCGCCTGGAAGAGCAGCACCACCGTGCCCAGCAGCGCCATCACC containing:
- the murA gene encoding UDP-N-acetylglucosamine 1-carboxyvinyltransferase; the protein is MDQERFLVGGGARLNGQVRVSGAKNSVLKLMGAALLAEGTTVLRNCPDIDDVPLMRNVLEGLGCTVEHSGDTVAITVPGDLSPRADFDAVRQFRASVCVLGPLTARCRRAVVALPGGDAIGSRPLDMHQLGLEKLGASTRIEHGCLVAEAGRLRGARIKLDFPSVGATENILTAAVLAEGVTTLDNAAREPEIVDLCEMLVSMGARIDGAGTNTITVDGVERLHPAEHEVVGDRIVAGTWAYAAAMTGGDVTVGGIDPIHLHLPLEKLRVAGAQVESYPAGFRVRGVGRLRAVNYQTLPFPGFPTDLQPMAIALAAVSEGASILTENVFESRFRFVDEMIRLGAEATIDGHHVMIRGKERLSSAPVWASDIRAGAGLVLAGLCAEPGGVTEVHDVFHIDRGYPDFVATLSALGADIRREGAGRHHR
- a CDS encoding cob(I)yrinic acid a,c-diamide adenosyltransferase; protein product: MSVHLTRIYTRTGDDGSTGLADFSRVPKDDPRLVAYADCEEANAAIGAALALAEVPEAIAGVLREVQNDLFDAGADLATPVVPEPKHPPLRIRQDYIDRLERHCDRFNADLPALDSFILPGGTPAAALLHVARTVVRRAERSAWTAVREHPGDCSALPAKYLNRLSDLLFILARVASAGAEVRWRPGGDRDPDGAGAGD
- the ramA gene encoding acetate metabolism transcriptional regulator RamA, translating into MDPHRIADDNEVIRSALINLKNVTGIPVTMYGEVAEPGKLKISHWVGLRTPALHDLLVEAGAGVGGRVLATRRPVGVSDYLRAKVITHEYDEAIRDEGLHSLVAVPVIVNRNIRGVLYSGVHSSVRLGDKVLEEVTMTARCLEQDLAIADACRSMDRGGPGKSRRVMNGAEWEQVRSTHSRLRMLANRIEDDMVREELEELCDQMVSPVRVKQTTKLSARELDVLACVALGHTNVEAAEEMGIGAETVKSYLRSVMRKLGAHTRYEAVNAARRIGALP
- a CDS encoding enoyl-CoA hydratase gives rise to the protein MDAHETIRTAVDGRVATITLNRPKALNALNTRVMAELVGAAEEFDRDRGIGAIVIIGSEKAFAAGADIKEMAGLDYPDIVIDDVFAAWDRLQKVRTPIITAVSGYALGGGCELAMMGDVLLAADNAKFGQPEITLGVIPGMGGSQRLTRAVGKAKAMDLVLTGRMMDAEEAERSGLVARVLPLEGFAEAVAEIAATIAERPLAAAYAATEAVDRAFEVSLAEGVHYERRIFHALFATPDRAEGMAAFVEKRTPRWDRGE
- a CDS encoding energy-coupling factor ABC transporter ATP-binding protein — protein: MAGPILSARGVVFRHPGREVLRGVDLDIAVADRLAVLGANGSGKSTLLRLLAGAIDPAAGRLTLDGAPYRRDRRGRNRLRRRVQLVLQDPDDQLFATTVAADVSYGPANLGLDRAEIDRRVAAAMAAAEVAHLADRVPHQLSFGQRKRVALAGALAMEPEVLLLDEPTAGLDPAATRRLMATLGRLHAAGTAVVMATHDVDSAWEFAEHAAVLVDGRARTGPAAELLADPALAARARLTPPWAPLVSAALGRSVTRPEDLLDPGDDPGAGG
- the cbiQ gene encoding cobalt ECF transporter T component CbiQ is translated as MNALEAAAARSRWARRNVGEKILLFGGLLLLAVAGPPWPVAPAVLLCAVVAARLARVPARLYLVLLAAPAAFVVLGIGPLLFSVGADGLAFSPTGPRRAAEVVARSIAGMGCTVAFALTTPLAELLNWLGRHGVPAAVSQVAELTYRMIGVLAGSARSMHEAQAQRLGHRTRRGLLTGVAAQSANLFVLAIGRARRLQEGLALRAEPGATAVVAAARPRDARFLAAAAATLAAVAALWAVV
- a CDS encoding energy-coupling factor ABC transporter substrate-binding protein, which gives rise to MSATPDRATRRNNPLVTAALVGATVVLAAFPMLLNFGDPEAEEPFGGTDGAAEDVVAEVHPGYEPWFESITGELPGEVESGLFALQAGIGGGVLGYALGWYRGGAGRRGR
- a CDS encoding energy-coupling factor ABC transporter permease, with the translated sequence MHIAEGFLPLGHCIAWGAAAAPFVAHGAWRAGRVLKEHPGSGVLLGAAGAFTFVLSALKIPSVTGSTSHPTGTGFGAVLFRPPVMALLGTVVLLFQALLLAHGGITTLGANAFSMAVVGPWLGYGAYLLTRRLGGGLLPAVFAAAFVADLSTYVVTSAQLALAHPAEPGGVGGALVAFMGIFAITQIPLAVIEGLLTVLVVRALRAVAPAELLDLGVLRPGDRLDDAGAEVVTADMAAADTAVAR